The nucleotide sequence TTCCATCTTCGGTTTTTTCCGAAATTTCATCTAAGTAGATCGCCACTTCTTTGAACCATGGGTAAGCTTCTTCTTTTAGAAATTCCCTATCCATGCTGTACCTCCAGTGGAGGTAGAAATGATGGGATAGCCAGGCCGATACAGTTGGGCCAAATGCATATTGGATCCAGCCACCCATTGGGGCTCCGGTCAAGGTGCCTACTCCAGGAACGTTTATGCCATTGGTTTCAAAATAGGTCTCTGTATAGGTTTTGAAGGTGGGATAATTTTCCCATAACCAGTTTAAATAACCTTTGGCCAGATCCAAATGGTTGGAAGTATAACTCGGCCAATAGCTTAACTGGGTATTAAGGTCGTGGTGAAAATCACCTTTCCAAGGTGGTAGCTTGCCATTGTCCGCAGTCCATACCGCTTGTAGGGATATTGGAGGTGTGTTTTCTCTAGCAGCTGCGCCAAATTTATATTGTTCCAAGTACCATTGTTTTTGAAGAATGCTATCAGGCACCTGAAGGCTTGATTTGTTCCAGTACTTTGCCCACCAGTCAAGATGGCTGGGAATGGATGCGTCAAAACCTTCTGCAATGGCCTCTGTTGTTATTTTTTTTGCATCTTTTTCATTGTTGGTTAAATTGGTAGTAATCGACCAACAGCCTTCTATTCCATTGGAAGTATTTTCCCATCTAACGGTAATTTGATATTCAAAACCATCCCATCCAGGTTGTATATAGACAATTTCAGAAGGTGATTGCATTATTGTTCCTTGAGGATAGCCTAGTCTTCTGAGGTCATTTCTTGCAATAGGTTGATCTTTTTTTGATTCCGACTCCAAGTTATAGGTAGGAGCAATCATATTAGGGATTAAATCTTTGACATCCTTTCCTTCCAGTTTGAACCAGCCTATGGGACGGTCAGCATGGACAAAGGTGCTTAAAGTAGCTCCGGAACTCCATTCTATCTTTACTGTGGCACTTGCAATGTCCAAGCGGCTACTGGTTACTTTACCCAGCTTTTCGGTGGCAAATTCCAAGGCTGCTCCCCGGATCTTGGATGGTGCCGGTGCACGGTTATAAGGGACATCGAATAGTTCTTGTACCTTTTTATATTCATCTTTTTCCCATTGTTCCTTTACCCAAGAGAATTTATATTCTTCTCCATCCAGATTTTCCATTTTTCTCAAATCCCAAAGGTCTACATGGTCCAATGACATGCGTAATTTGTCCTGGTTTTGCCAAACCAATGCACCAATTTCCCCATTGCCCAGTGGAAGTCCCTCATCCCAGGTAGTAGGGATATAACTGAAATTAAGGTTATATGGCTGTAGGTCTTTGTGGATGTTTATTGTCTCTTTTTCCGGCAGGGAACAAGAAATTAACAATAAATAAAAAATAAGTAAAGGTAAACTTTTCATATATATGCGTTAGTTAATGAAACTTTTTAAATGTTTTCTAAATATAGTGCATTTGGTCTAATTTAATGATGTGTAAGAAATAAAACTTTATGATATGAGGAATAAAGCTTAATGTATATTCCTAAATATGGCTTCATTTATACATTCCTTTGGATTTTAAGGAAATCTTAAGATTTCTCTAAGATAGGCTTTAGTTAGAGATAATATTTTTGACACGTAACAAAAATATTTTCTTGATGCTGCAGAAGCTTATTCAATATAGCTTAAATCATAAGCTGATAATTTTACTGTTGACCTTGGGGATTATTGGTTTTGGAGTTTATTCCTTGTCCCATATCCCTTTGGGAGCGGTACCCGATATCACCAATAATCAAGTACAAATCATTACTACTTCTAAGAACTTGGCCACTGAAGATGTGGAAAAGTTTTTGACCTATCCAGTAGAATTGGAAATGGCCAATCTCCCCAATGTGAAAGAGATCAGGTCAATTTCTAAATTCGGGCTTTCCGTAGTGACGGTGGTATTTGAGGACAAGGCGGGGACTTATCTGCCAAGACAGTTAATAGCTGAAAAACTGAAAAGTGCTGAAGAAAGGATCCCCAATGGTTTTGGAGTGCCTTTTATGGGGCCCATCTCTACTGGTTTGGGAGAAATTTATCAATACATCATTGATGTGGAACCAGGATATGAAGATCAATATTCCATCACAGATATACGGACTATTCAAGATTGGTTGATAAGGAGACAGCTCTCAGGGATTCCAGGAGTGGTGGAGGTCAACACATGGGGGGGCTACCTAAAGCAATATGAAGTGGCTGTGGACCCATCGAAATTGAGGGCAATGAAAATACCATTGCGTGATGTTTATTCGGTTTTGGAAAAGAACAACAGCATTGCCGGTGGGTCCTATATAGAAAAAACCGAAGAAAGTTATTTTGTGCGTGGTGAGGGACTGGTTGGAAGTTTAGAAGATATTGAAAATATCGTCATTGAAAACAGGAATGGTGTGCCCATTTATATCAGTGATATAGCAAAGGTACAGTTTGGCCATGCCAATCGTTTTGGCGCCATCACCGGGAATGGAGAAGGTGAAAAAGTGTTGGGTCAAGTGATGATGCTAAAGGGCGCTGATTCACAGGCTGTGATCAATGCGGTGAACCAAAGAGTAGAAGAAATAAAATCTTCTCTTCCTCCAGGAATTGTGATCAATCCATTTTTGGAAAGAAGTGATCTAATAGACAAAACGACTTTTACGATTGCAGAAAACTTGATTTTGGGTTGTCTTATCGTAGTGTTTGTGGTGGTTTTGCTTTTGGGAAATTTGCGATCCGGTTTGGTAGTAGCTTCTGTTATACCACTTTGTTTGCTTTTTGCGCTGTCTTTGATGTATTTGACCGGAGTGGATGCCAACCTCATGAGTTTAGGTGCCATAGATTTTGGGATCATCATTGATGGCGCGGTCATCATTGTTGAATTTATCGCTTATCAAATTACCTCCCAAAATATAGCTCTGAGCCAATTGGAAGGAAAGGATCGGCAGGCTAAAATAGACCAAATCACCTATAAGGGAGCATCAAAGATGATGCATTCCGCGGTGTTTGGACAGTTAATCATCATCATCGTTTTTATTCCCATCCTTTCCTTGGTCAATGTGGAAGGAAAGATGTTCCGGCCTATGGCCCTGGTGTTTTGCTATGCCTTGATTGGAGCGATGTTATTATGTTTTACATACGTCCCAGTTATGGCCTCTATGTTTATTAAGCCTAGTGCATCTACTAAACCAGGCTTTTCCCAGAAGTTCATCAACTGGGTGTACTCTTTTTACCGACCAACTGTATTGTTTGCTTTAAGAAACAAAAAGATGGTACTGGCTGCATCAGGTGTATTGCTGATCACCAGTGTTTTTATTTTCAGTCGGATGGGAGGAGAGTTTGTCCCTACTTTGGATGAGGGGGATTTTGTCATCCAACCAGTGCTTAAGACAGGGACTTCACTGGAAAAGACCATAGAAACGACTACCAAAATGGAAAAGATACTGTTGGAATTTCCTGAAGTAGATCAAGTGGTCAGCCGTATTGGAGCAGCAGAAGTACCCACAGACCCAATGAGCATGGAAGAAAGCGACGTAATTATCAAATTACGACCAAAGGATGAATGGGTCAATGCAGAAAGTAAAGACGAGTTGGCAGAAGCCTTTAAGGCCAAACTGGCCATTTTACCAGGGATAGATTTTGAATTTACCCAACCCATAGAAATGCGTTTCAATGAATTGATCACTGGAGTCAGGGCAGATTTGGCCATCAAGATTTTTGGTGAGGATTTGGATATCCTTTATGAAAAAGCCCTGGAAGTGGAAGAAGCCATAAAAGATGTGGAAGGGGCTTCTGATATTATCGTAGAGAAGACGGCAGGGCTTCCCCAGATGACTGTAAAATACGATAGGGCTAAAATTGCCAAATATGGATTAAATGTATCGGATTTGAATGATTTGATAAGTATGGGCTTTGCGGGACTTCCTGCCGGGATGGTATTTGAAGGAGAAAAACAGTTCGATTTGGTCTTAAGGTTCGATCAGTCCAAACGACAAAGTTTGGAGGATATCCAAACGGCTTCTGTTCAACTTCCCAATGGTAAGAGTTTGCCTTTGAGTGAATTTGCCAATATAGCTTATACCACCGGTCCGGCGAAGATTTCCAGAGACGATACCAAGAGAAGGATTGTAATAGGGGTTAATGTGAGAAACCGGGATTTGGAATCAGTGGTAAAGGATGTACAGGAAATTATAGACAAACAGGTTGATTTGCCAAGTGGCTATAATGTAACTTACGGTGGTCAGTTTGAAAATCTCCGTACCGCCAAAGAAAGGTTGATGATCGCGGTGCCCATTGCCTTATTGCTCATATTTTTGATGCTTTATTTTGCCTTTAATTCGGTGAAAGAAGCCCTGATCATATACAGTGCCATTCCGCTGGCAGCGGTAGGCGGAATATTTCTGTTATATCTCAGGGATTTGCCATTTAGTATTTCTGCGGGAGTAGGCTTTATTGCGCTTTTTGGTATAGCAGTGCTCAATGGAATCGTGCTAATAGAAGAATTTAAAGAGTTGCGTGCAAATGGGATA is from Echinicola marina and encodes:
- a CDS encoding glycosyl hydrolase family 95 catalytic domain-containing protein, with translation MKSLPLLIFYLLLISCSLPEKETINIHKDLQPYNLNFSYIPTTWDEGLPLGNGEIGALVWQNQDKLRMSLDHVDLWDLRKMENLDGEEYKFSWVKEQWEKDEYKKVQELFDVPYNRAPAPSKIRGAALEFATEKLGKVTSSRLDIASATVKIEWSSGATLSTFVHADRPIGWFKLEGKDVKDLIPNMIAPTYNLESESKKDQPIARNDLRRLGYPQGTIMQSPSEIVYIQPGWDGFEYQITVRWENTSNGIEGCWSITTNLTNNEKDAKKITTEAIAEGFDASIPSHLDWWAKYWNKSSLQVPDSILQKQWYLEQYKFGAAARENTPPISLQAVWTADNGKLPPWKGDFHHDLNTQLSYWPSYTSNHLDLAKGYLNWLWENYPTFKTYTETYFETNGINVPGVGTLTGAPMGGWIQYAFGPTVSAWLSHHFYLHWRYSMDREFLKEEAYPWFKEVAIYLDEISEKTEDGKRKLPISASPEMHNNSRRAWFGETTNFDLANIRFAYTKAAELARELGLDNEAKKWEAILAEWPDYAIDETGMMVAPGEALNSSHRHFSHLMAIHPLSMINWSDGDKAQTIIKNTLENLKTVGSSAWVGYSFSWLGNLQARALDGEGAAETLKIFASSFCLPNSFHVNGDQSGKGYSNLNYRPFTLEGNFAFAAGLQEMLLQSHEDFIRLFPAIPKDWEKASFNGFLAQGNFEISAEKINHDEIQAVINSPKGGTLKIINPFGEDCKVNGQALTKGNVFSKAMKVNESLELTFKK
- a CDS encoding CusA/CzcA family heavy metal efflux RND transporter, with the protein product MLQKLIQYSLNHKLIILLLTLGIIGFGVYSLSHIPLGAVPDITNNQVQIITTSKNLATEDVEKFLTYPVELEMANLPNVKEIRSISKFGLSVVTVVFEDKAGTYLPRQLIAEKLKSAEERIPNGFGVPFMGPISTGLGEIYQYIIDVEPGYEDQYSITDIRTIQDWLIRRQLSGIPGVVEVNTWGGYLKQYEVAVDPSKLRAMKIPLRDVYSVLEKNNSIAGGSYIEKTEESYFVRGEGLVGSLEDIENIVIENRNGVPIYISDIAKVQFGHANRFGAITGNGEGEKVLGQVMMLKGADSQAVINAVNQRVEEIKSSLPPGIVINPFLERSDLIDKTTFTIAENLILGCLIVVFVVVLLLGNLRSGLVVASVIPLCLLFALSLMYLTGVDANLMSLGAIDFGIIIDGAVIIVEFIAYQITSQNIALSQLEGKDRQAKIDQITYKGASKMMHSAVFGQLIIIIVFIPILSLVNVEGKMFRPMALVFCYALIGAMLLCFTYVPVMASMFIKPSASTKPGFSQKFINWVYSFYRPTVLFALRNKKMVLAASGVLLITSVFIFSRMGGEFVPTLDEGDFVIQPVLKTGTSLEKTIETTTKMEKILLEFPEVDQVVSRIGAAEVPTDPMSMEESDVIIKLRPKDEWVNAESKDELAEAFKAKLAILPGIDFEFTQPIEMRFNELITGVRADLAIKIFGEDLDILYEKALEVEEAIKDVEGASDIIVEKTAGLPQMTVKYDRAKIAKYGLNVSDLNDLISMGFAGLPAGMVFEGEKQFDLVLRFDQSKRQSLEDIQTASVQLPNGKSLPLSEFANIAYTTGPAKISRDDTKRRIVIGVNVRNRDLESVVKDVQEIIDKQVDLPSGYNVTYGGQFENLRTAKERLMIAVPIALLLIFLMLYFAFNSVKEALIIYSAIPLAAVGGIFLLYLRDLPFSISAGVGFIALFGIAVLNGIVLIEEFKELRANGIKNVHKAVMIGTRKRLRPVLLTASAAALGFLPMAISQSAGAEVQRPLATVVVGGLVSATLLTLLVVPVLYTLFTENNRPLKLSTKKMVKMLLIVGVVMGIFPTSFAQETAISLDEAIDLSISNNSELKAARYELEAQEQLKGAAWDLDKPVLYYQFDENNIAENGHPLKVWGVDQSLKFPTVYGAQSKWRKSRYYLQEKSYQLDEYRVKQEISKAYYTAVYYKQLIRNYNYLDSLYAQFEQAAQSRFEYGESNMLEKLTAESKSREITVLMEQSKDNFRQALIVLNSWIQGDEYFTVSMDSLSMLQSPETYTNHPGLEFHQQLVLSKENEFKLEKQKLLPDLQFSLFQGSNQYKESKVYKGFQAGIAVPLWFGAQRAEIKAAKTAMLAATEQQENYEIQLEAKYQGLEQEISKFKKAINYYQEEGRSLSLGLIKNAQLAYSNGEINFLQYIQLLENARNIEINYLENLWQYNLVLLEANYLL